Proteins found in one Acidimicrobiales bacterium genomic segment:
- a CDS encoding Clp protease N-terminal domain-containing protein, whose amino-acid sequence MAPTTPAPPPIRLDDMIDAIKKVHSDPLDQLTDAMIAADHLGEVADHLIGHFVDQARRTGASWTDIGTSMGVTKQAARKRFLPKDPGSPSDLDPAEGFGRFTPRAKNVVMAAHEEARAAGNDEVGPVHLVLGLLAEPGAIAGRAVVEQGISLDDVRAQAAAALPPRSDDPPGLVPYDLEAKKALELTYREALRLGHNYIGTEHILLALLEQEDGAGTLTDLGLDKPATEAKIIAALSALVGKGP is encoded by the coding sequence ATGGCACCCACGACACCGGCCCCGCCGCCGATCCGCCTCGACGACATGATCGACGCCATCAAGAAGGTCCACTCCGACCCGCTCGACCAGCTCACCGACGCCATGATCGCCGCCGATCACCTGGGCGAGGTGGCCGACCACCTCATCGGCCACTTCGTGGACCAGGCCCGGCGGACGGGCGCGTCGTGGACCGACATCGGCACCAGCATGGGGGTGACCAAGCAGGCGGCCCGCAAGCGCTTCCTGCCCAAGGACCCCGGCTCGCCGTCCGACCTCGACCCCGCCGAGGGCTTCGGGCGCTTCACCCCCCGGGCCAAGAACGTGGTGATGGCCGCCCACGAGGAGGCCCGGGCCGCGGGCAACGACGAGGTGGGCCCGGTCCACCTCGTCCTCGGCCTCCTCGCCGAGCCCGGGGCCATCGCCGGCCGCGCCGTCGTCGAGCAGGGCATCTCGCTCGACGACGTCCGGGCACAGGCGGCGGCCGCCCTCCCGCCTCGCTCCGACGACCCGCCCGGCCTGGTCCCCTACGACCTCGAGGCCAAGAAGGCCCTCGAGCTCACCTACCGCGAGGCGCTCCGGCTGGGCCACAACTACATCGGCACCGAGCACATCCTCCTCGCCCTCCTCGAGCAGGAGGACGGCGCCGGCACCCTCACCGACCTCGGCCTCGACAAGCCCGCCACGGAGGCCAAGATCATCGCCGCCCTCTCCGCCCTCGTCGGCAAGGGGCCCTGA